The Stegostoma tigrinum isolate sSteTig4 chromosome 9, sSteTig4.hap1, whole genome shotgun sequence genome includes a region encoding these proteins:
- the LOC125455070 gene encoding complement component C1q receptor-like: MLLLLCQLLVGTLRGHLAAASSHSTLCTSDACYTAHMVGKPFWEALDSCKVNGGNLATVKDEREAKHIHRLLESSLAGSPGTRWRFWLGLQLPRRHCYQQHKPLRGFIWTSGGEETTYSNWAREPLSTCTAHRCVHLAVFSSTGPGATGRRFAWADGVCGHGRAEGYLCKFSFRGMCRPIKLAGPGSVTYTTPFDAESATLALVPFGSLAAVSCRGSGSDSYTLCQETSPGSYGWSPDEPLRCARPSGCEAENGGCAQLCVDGLGGRASCHCLDGYRLADDLRSCLPLDPCLGRPCPPLDPCLGHPCEQLCVQRPEGFECSCRAGYVLAEDGRGCLDVDECTSQPCAHRCQNTLGSYTCRCRPGYEANRHACVDVDECAGQPCQGPCSNTQGSFQCSCRPGYTLRADGVSCAPLDVVSTSQDIVSIPTAPGTDWNTEAATSDTMPTAVGIRLGSTADRPGGATTKSGTVLYFSIGSRSPVTSPVGRELHGTDRVPDSVRNEAARDWLLACVLGSLSAGLLLLCIVAVILCCRHRAAKGKADNSGQFSSWIQAPGPPSFRAKGKATSACSSINNYIEMETDQTAI, encoded by the coding sequence ATGCTGCTGCTGCTATGCCAACTCTTGGTGGGCACCCTGAGGGGTCATTTGGCTGCAGCATCCTCGCATTCCACCCTCTGCACCAGCGATGCCTGTTACACGGCGCACATGGTCGGCAAGCCCTTCTGGGAGGCGCTAGACAGCTGCAAGGTCAATGGGGGGAACCTGGCGACGGTAAAGGACGAACGGGAGGCGAAGCACATCCATCGGCTGCTGGAGTCGAGCCTCGCCGGGTCGCCGGGCACCCGCTGGAGGTTCTGGCTGGGGCTCCAGCTGCCCCGCCGGCACTGCTACCAGCAGCACAAGCCGCTGAGGGGCTTCATCTGGACCTCGGGAGGCGAGGAGACCACCTATTCCAACTGGGCCCGGGAGCCACTTAGCACATGCACCGCCCACCGCTGCGTCCATCTTGCCGTCTTCTCCTCCACCGGCCCCGGTGCCACGGGGAGGCGCTTCGCTTGGGCGGACGGCGTGTGCGGTCATGGCCGGGCCGAAGGCTACCTCTGCAAGTTCAGCTTCCGGGGCATGTGCCGGCCCATCAAGCTAGCCGGGCCGGGCTCGGTCACCTACACTACCCCGTTCGACGCCGAGAGTGCCACCCTGGCCCTGGTGCCCTTTGGCTCGCTGGCTGCGGTGTCGTGCCGGGGCTCCGGGTCGGACAGCTACACCCTGTGCCAGGAGACGAGCCCCGGCTCGTACGGCTGGTCGCCGGACGAACCCCTGCGCTGCGCCCGCCCCTCCGGCTGCGAGGCGGAGAATGGCGGCTGCGCCCAGCTCTGCGTCGACGGTTTGGGCGGGAGGGCCTCGTGCCATTGCCTCGACGGTTACAGACTCGCGGACGACCTTCGCTCGTGCTTACCCCTGGATCCCTGCTTGGGACGCCCCTGTCCGCCCCTGGATCCCTGCCTGGGACACCCCTGTGAGCAGCTTTGCGTCCAAAGGCCCGAAGGCTTCGAGTGCTCCTGCCGTGCGGGCTACGTCCTGGCCGAGGACGGGCGCGGCTGCCTGGACGTCGACGAGTGCACCTCCCAACCCTGTGCCCACCGGTGCCAGAACACGCTGGGGTCCTACACGTGCCGGTGCCGCCCCGGCTACGAGGCCAACAGGCATGCCTGCGTCGACGTGGACGAGTGCGCCGGGCAGCCGTGTCAGGGGCCCTGCTCCAACACCCAAGGCAGCTTCCAGTGCTCCTGCAGGCCCGGCTACACCTTGAGGGCAGATGGAGTGTCCTGCGCCCCACTGGATGTGGTCAGCACCTCACAGGACATAGTCAGCATCCCGACCGCCCCGGGTACGGACTGGAACACGGAGGCCGCAACCTCCGACACGATGCCAACAGCTGTGGGGATCCGCTTGGGCTCCACCGCAGACAGGCCAGGAGGGGCAACCACGAAGAGTGGGACTGTCCTGTATTTTAGCATCGGGAGCCGGTCACCGGTCACATCGCCCGTGGGCAGGGAGCTGCACGGCACGGACAGGGTGCCCGATTCAGTGAGAAACGAGGCGGCTAGAGACTGGCTCCTGGCCTGCGTCCTGGGTTCGCTGTCCGCTGGCCTGCTCCTCCTTTGCATAGTGGCTGTAATTCTGTGTTGTCGCCATAGGGCTGCGAAAGGCAAGGCTGACAACAGTGGGCAATTCTCCAGCTGGATCCAAGCGCCCGGGCCACCGTCATTTAGAGCCAAAGGCAAAGCCACGTCTGCCTGCTCTTCCATCAACAACTACATCGAGATGGAGACGGATCAGACTGCAATCTAG